In Podospora pseudoanserina strain CBS 124.78 chromosome 5, whole genome shotgun sequence, a single window of DNA contains:
- a CDS encoding hypothetical protein (EggNog:ENOG503P50M), with protein MRFQAPQLGALGVTFTVMRASQFACLISVIGLCANFINEIATAEHSPPSELVGALTVAVTAIIYVIITYILYYDNMLSMLTTAGLDSLLLVASIVVASLIGKPLSMLNCAALPSSEWSSGLFSSAPSPIRPIITKTVSYISFVLLDQTTCYQIKAVWGLCITICLLFAFSTLACLGLWQRIRRETKNKDIEG; from the exons ATGCGGTTCCAAGCACCGCAGCTCGGCGCCTTGGGCGTCACCTTTACTGTCATGAGGGCATCACAGTTTGCGTGCCTCATTTCTGTCATTGGTCTTTGTGCCAACTTCATCAACGAGATCGCCACAGCCGAGCACAGTCCCCCATCAGAGCTTGTCGGTGCTCTGACAGTG GCCGTCACAGCCATAATCTATGTGATCATCACATACATCTTGTACTACGACAACATGCTCTCGATGCTGACCACTGCTGGTctcgacagcctcctccttgttgCCTCCATCGTCGTAGCTTCCTTGATTGGAAAGCCCCTTTCCATGCTCAACTGCGCTGCTCTCCCATCCTCAGAATGGTCTTCCGGCCTGTTTTCGTCCGCACCTTCCCCAATCAGGCcgatcatcaccaaaaccGTTTCCTACATCAGCTTCGTTTTGCTTGACCAGACGACCTGCTACCAAATCAAGGCTGTGTGGGGATTGTGCATCACCATCTGCCTGCTCTTCGCCTTTTCCACACTGGCCTGCCTCGGCCTCTGGCAACGCATCCGTCGCGagaccaagaacaaggataTTGAGGGTTAG
- a CDS encoding hypothetical protein (COG:G; EggNog:ENOG503PCPN; CAZy:GH7) has protein sequence MPLLSIFLLPLLLPSSLAQKKGNLSPETHPPFQWAQCTSPTNCTTINSSLVLDANWRWVHDDKYRNCVEQNPDGTQWWNPAVCDLGDESPASTNNCTSKCLLEGAGDYRWSYGITTTNATLMQKLVTRIEFATNYGSRLFLLEKKDRYQTFVLLGNELSFEVDLSTVGCGVNAALGFVAMDADGGMERHEPWNEAGAEYGTGYCDGWCQDRQRFVGGRAATNKQGARGYQWQSDGACCPEFAVWNSNAHSYSMSSHICENDDYEPCPGPWCDPTYYDPDERGVPPKCARKGCEYNPYRMGAKEFYGKGKLVDTTRNVVTRWEEDRQYQFFIQDGKRIDVPAPTWDGLPKQSGLSKEMCDVQANVFMEQDIWAVHNGWPTHQRQVLSRPMVLVTSIDAADWYTWNTWLDSSKIPPYDDRDPGVERGPCPWEDNEPSIARASNGQAKVVWSNIRFGPIGSTVEL, from the exons ATgcctctcctctccatcttcctcctccccctcctcctcccttcatCCCTCGCCCAAAAGAAAGGCAACCTCAGCCCcgaaacccacccccccttccaatGGGCACAAtgcacctcccccaccaactgCACAACaatcaactcctccctcgtcctcgacgcCAACTGGCGCTGGGTCCACGACGACAAGTATCGCAACTGCGTGGAGCAAAACCCAGACGGCACCCAGTGGTGGAACCCCGCCGTTTGCGACCTAGGTGATGAAAGTCCTGCATCAACTAACAATTGTACCTCAAAGTGCCTTCTCGAAGGAGCCGGGGACTATCGTTGGAGCTATGGCATCACTaccaccaacgccacccTGATGCAGAAGCTGGTGACGAGGATCGAGTTCGCTACCAATTATGGTTCAAGGCTTTtcttgctggagaagaaggatagATACCAGACTTTTGTGCTGTTGGGGAATGAGCTTAGTTTTGAGGTGGATTTGTCGACTGTTGGGTGTGGGGTTAATGCTGCGTTGGGGTTTGTGGCTATggatgctgatggggggatggagaggcaTGAGCCGTGGAATGAGGCTGGGGCGGAATATGGGACTGGGTATTGTGACGGCTGGTGTCAGGATAGGCAGAGAtttgttggggggagggccgCGACGAATAAACAGGGGGCGCGGGGGTACCAGTGGCAGAGTGATGGGGCTTGTTGTCCCGAGTTTGCGGTTTG GAACTCGAACGCTCATTCATACTCGATGTCTTCGCATATTTGTGAGAATGATGATTATGAACCATGCCCCGGACCCTGGTGCGACCCGACGTATTATGATCCTGACGAGAGGGGGGTTCCACCAAAGTGTGCCAGGAAAGGGTGCGAGTACAACCCGTATAGGATGGGGGCGAAGGAGTTttatgggaaggggaagctgGTTGATACCACAAGGAA CGTTGTGACTCGTTGGGAAGAAGACCGTCAGTATCAGTTCTTTATCCAAGATGGGAAAAGGATTGATGTCCCAGCTCCAACGTGGGATGGGCTCCCAAAGCAAAGCGGCTTGAGTAAGGAAATGTGTGATGTACAGGCCAACGTCTTTATGGAGCAAGACATCTGGGCGGTGCATAATGGCTGGCCGACACACCAAAGGCAGGTGTTGAGCCGGCCCATGGTGTTGGTCACATCGATTGATGCGGCTGAT TGGTATACGTGGAACACCTGGCTTGACTCATCCAAGATACCCCCTTATGATGACCGGGATCCTGGTGTCGAGCGTGGACCCTGTCCATGGGAGGATAATGAACCCTCGATTGCTCGAGCAAGCAATGGTCAGGC AAAGGTTGTGTGGTCCAACATCAGATTTGGGCCTATTGGGTCAACAGTTGAACTGTGA
- a CDS encoding hypothetical protein (COG:V; EggNog:ENOG503NYXR), which yields MPHRVSSFRPSYIMDSLPSRLDSLRPKTVELMRIGGTPGLSLGATHQGTQVYFASYGYRDVE from the exons ATGCCGCATCGCGTATCTTCG TTCAGGCCATCCTACATCATGGACAGCCTCCCATCTAGACTTGATTCTCTGCGTCCAAAGACTGTGGAGCTGATGCGCATTGGTGGCACGCCTGGCCTCTCACTCGGTGCCACGCACCAGGGCACCCAAGTGTACTTCGCCAGCTACGGCTACCGCGATGTCGAGTAA
- a CDS encoding hypothetical protein (EggNog:ENOG503P50M) — protein MASTNSYYPSFPPPPLVPIRDRGNSRAPPAALLSVGNNNALGLSITQPRYSCESDASSINSVFTGGSPPTKGLRPPPRLHMRAPAKTMPTIPGSPTDEKEGQYQGLSPLASRVPVLTLTIPNTQATVTSPSNDKIPEEHKRVPTRLPCSPLSPIRGFMAARRNRRSGGVPVPPPIVVPSPPGRSSRFKEQTSPSPALETVIFSPPPIPSAPKKRKTVWEGWWDIGLLERMNTIKRKALPK, from the coding sequence ATGGCTTCCACCAATTCCTACTACCCAagcttcccccctcctccactggTGCCCATCCGCGATCGCGGGAACAGCCGTGCTCCCCCTGCGGCTTTGCTTTCTGTTGGAAATAATAACGCCCTCGGTTTGTCAATCACTCAGCCTAGATACAGCTGTGAATCGGACGCATCTTCCATCAACAGCGTTTTCACTGGCGGCAGTCCCCCGACCAAAGGGCTGCGCCCACCGCCCAGGCTACACATGCGAGCGCCAGCCAAGACAATGCCGACGATCCCAGGGTCTCCCActgatgagaaggagggacaATATCAGGGCCTCTCCCCCCTGGCGTCTCGGGTCCCTGTGCTTACCTTGACAATTCCGAACACACAAGCAACAGTCACGTCTCCCAGCAACGACAAAATTCCTGAAGAACACAAACGGGTGCCAACTCGCCTTCCCTGTTCTCCTTTGTCGCCTATTAGAGGCTTCATGGCCGCTCGGCGCAACCGCAGGTCCGGCGGTGTGCCCGTCCCACCTCCTATCGTGGTCCCTTCGCCGCCAGGCAGGAGCTCTCGCTTCAAGGAGCAAACGAGTCCCAGTCCGGCGCTGGAGACGGTGATTTTCAGCCCACCCCCTATTCCTAGTGCTcccaagaagagaaagacgGTCTGggagggatggtgggatATCGGActgttggagaggatgaacACCATCAAGAGAAAGGCGCTCCCCAAATAG